In the genome of Flaviflexus ciconiae, one region contains:
- a CDS encoding DUF3117 domain-containing protein, with translation MAAQKPRSGDGPIEVAKEGRGIVMRIPVDGGGRLVIELNADEAAELGAALNAVVS, from the coding sequence ATGGCAGCGCAGAAACCCCGCTCGGGTGATGGACCGATTGAAGTGGCAAAGGAAGGCCGCGGAATCGTCATGAGAATTCCTGTTGATGGCGGTGGACGCCTTGTCATCGAGCTAAACGCTGATGAAGCAGCAGAGCTTGGTGCGGCACTCAATGCAGTAGTGAGCTAG
- a CDS encoding LOG family protein, translating to MKSYRRGPVLLRGDQIPKSTTDARLLAPNQDSDWLHADPWRVMRIQAEFVEGFGALADLGPAVSIFGSARTKPENANYQLATDIAAKLVEHDFSVITGGGPGIMEAANKGAVDAKGISVGLGIELPFEQGMNDYVDLGINFRYFFIRKMMFVKYSLGFIVLPGGFGTLDELFEALTLVQTRKVMSFPVVLVDSGYWGGLVDWIKDKQVGEGMISPEDMDLITVVDTAEEALEAILKGISAVADKVNGKDEDGNRPNGT from the coding sequence ATGAAGTCATATCGACGCGGCCCCGTGCTCCTGCGGGGCGACCAGATCCCGAAGTCGACAACGGATGCGAGGCTGCTTGCACCCAACCAGGATTCCGACTGGCTCCATGCTGACCCGTGGCGCGTGATGAGAATCCAGGCGGAGTTCGTCGAAGGATTTGGTGCATTGGCTGACCTCGGCCCGGCCGTGTCGATCTTCGGTTCCGCGCGGACCAAGCCCGAGAACGCCAACTACCAGCTCGCCACCGACATCGCCGCCAAACTGGTTGAGCATGACTTCTCGGTCATCACCGGCGGAGGGCCGGGAATCATGGAAGCCGCGAACAAGGGCGCGGTCGACGCGAAGGGCATTTCCGTTGGCCTTGGCATTGAGCTTCCGTTCGAGCAGGGCATGAACGACTACGTCGATCTTGGCATCAACTTCCGGTACTTCTTTATCCGCAAGATGATGTTCGTGAAGTACTCGCTGGGCTTCATTGTTCTTCCCGGCGGTTTCGGCACCCTCGATGAGCTCTTCGAGGCCCTCACTCTCGTTCAGACCCGCAAGGTCATGTCGTTCCCCGTCGTCCTTGTCGATTCCGGATACTGGGGAGGCCTCGTTGACTGGATCAAGGACAAGCAGGTCGGGGAAGGCATGATCTCCCCGGAAGACATGGATCTCATTACCGTCGTTGATACGGCCGAGGAGGCCCTCGAAGCTATCCTCAAGGGTATTAGCGCGGTGGCTGACAAGGTCAACGGCAAGGACGAAGACGGCAATAGACCGAACGGTACGTGA
- a CDS encoding NAD(P)H-quinone dehydrogenase, with product MENVTDPRPTGPTASGAPKSKIPGASRVREGSRVVIIGGGPGGYEAALTATQLGARVTIIEDKGMGGSAVLTDVVPSKTLIASAEWLHNVESADELGIVASDEPWTVSFPAINARIRDLATRQSDDIHERLSDEGVTILNGKGTILTGIGDNGCRLVLAKLADGTEQTLEAEMVLVATGATPRELPDAKPDGERILNWTQMYNMTELPEHLVVVGSGVTGAEFAGAYMGIGVQVTLVSSRDRVLPNEDPHAAKVIENVFARRGMTILNKSRAQSVRRTEDGVIVTLSDGREIEASHCLMAVGSIPNTSGIGLEEAGVTLKESGHILVDKVSRTTAFRVYAAGDVTGSYPLASVAAMQGRIAMNHSLGDYVEPLDVSKVAANIFTAPEIATVGVTQKHVDEGLDAVMTIVPLMRNPRAKMQGMNDGFVKLIADSSTRIVIGGVVVAPAASEYILPIALAVTSRMTADDMASVFTVYPSLSGSITEAARQLRHSVDAQHIRELFADQA from the coding sequence GTGGAGAACGTAACTGATCCCAGGCCGACAGGTCCGACCGCGTCGGGCGCACCGAAATCTAAGATCCCGGGAGCGTCCCGGGTCCGCGAAGGATCCCGCGTCGTCATCATCGGGGGTGGACCGGGCGGCTACGAGGCCGCCCTGACCGCCACCCAGCTCGGTGCACGCGTCACCATCATCGAAGACAAAGGCATGGGAGGCAGCGCCGTCCTCACCGACGTGGTGCCCTCCAAGACCCTCATTGCGTCCGCCGAATGGTTGCACAACGTCGAATCTGCCGACGAACTCGGCATTGTTGCCTCGGACGAGCCGTGGACCGTGAGCTTCCCGGCAATCAACGCCCGAATCCGAGACCTTGCCACCCGCCAATCCGACGACATTCACGAACGCCTGTCGGATGAAGGGGTCACAATACTGAACGGTAAGGGTACGATCCTCACCGGGATCGGCGATAACGGGTGTCGGCTGGTCTTGGCGAAGCTTGCGGACGGAACCGAGCAGACTCTCGAAGCGGAAATGGTTCTGGTTGCCACCGGTGCGACCCCCCGGGAGCTGCCCGACGCGAAGCCGGACGGGGAGCGGATTCTCAACTGGACCCAGATGTACAACATGACGGAACTGCCTGAGCACCTGGTCGTGGTCGGATCCGGTGTTACGGGTGCGGAGTTCGCCGGTGCCTACATGGGGATCGGCGTGCAAGTCACCCTCGTGTCGTCTCGTGACCGGGTCCTCCCCAACGAGGACCCGCACGCCGCCAAGGTCATCGAGAATGTCTTCGCCCGCCGCGGCATGACCATCCTCAACAAGAGCCGCGCCCAGTCGGTGCGCCGTACCGAAGACGGCGTTATTGTCACGCTGTCCGATGGTCGGGAGATCGAGGCCTCGCACTGCCTCATGGCGGTGGGCTCCATCCCGAACACGTCAGGCATTGGCCTTGAAGAAGCCGGAGTGACCCTCAAAGAATCCGGCCACATCCTTGTCGACAAGGTGTCCCGCACAACCGCCTTCCGCGTCTACGCCGCCGGTGATGTCACCGGTTCCTATCCGCTGGCCTCCGTGGCAGCCATGCAGGGGCGGATCGCCATGAACCATTCGCTGGGCGACTACGTCGAGCCTCTCGACGTGTCGAAGGTCGCCGCGAACATCTTCACGGCACCCGAGATCGCGACCGTGGGTGTCACCCAGAAGCATGTCGACGAAGGCCTCGACGCCGTCATGACGATCGTTCCTCTCATGCGGAACCCGCGGGCGAAGATGCAGGGGATGAACGACGGCTTCGTCAAGCTCATTGCTGACAGTTCAACTCGCATCGTTATTGGCGGTGTCGTCGTGGCCCCGGCGGCCTCCGAATACATTTTGCCGATTGCGCTCGCGGTCACCTCCCGTATGACAGCTGACGACATGGCTTCCGTCTTTACGGTGTATCCGTCCCTGTCCGGCTCGATTACCGAAGCGGCACGGCAGCTCCGACACTCGGTTGATGCTCAGCACATCCGGGAACTCTTTGCCGACCAGGCCTAG
- a CDS encoding purine-nucleoside phosphorylase, which produces MTTQDPYTLASSAAEYIAAAAGIEAIDIALVLGSGWKGAEDLLGDAVVTLPAEDVPGFTASAVVGHGGTLTVRKLASGAHALILGARTHLYEGLGVAAVAHGVRTSAKLGAKALILTNGCGSTVPEWGPGTAVLLKDHLNLTGTSPIVGANFVDLTDAYSPRLREIAHRVDPNLPEGVYAQFPGPHYETPAEVKMARLLGADLVGMSTTLETIAAREAGLEVLGISLVTNQAAGFAPAPLSHEEVLQAGAEAGPRLATLLADIVKEMSA; this is translated from the coding sequence ATGACCACACAGGACCCCTACACGCTCGCTTCGAGCGCGGCCGAATACATTGCAGCCGCCGCTGGAATCGAAGCTATCGACATTGCCCTTGTCCTCGGATCCGGATGGAAGGGCGCGGAAGACCTCCTCGGTGACGCCGTTGTCACCCTCCCGGCCGAAGACGTTCCCGGTTTTACTGCCTCCGCTGTTGTGGGGCATGGCGGGACCCTCACCGTACGCAAGCTTGCCTCGGGCGCCCACGCACTGATTTTGGGCGCCCGCACGCACCTCTACGAGGGACTTGGCGTCGCGGCCGTCGCCCACGGTGTACGCACCTCCGCGAAGCTCGGAGCGAAGGCCCTGATCTTGACCAACGGATGTGGCTCCACCGTTCCCGAATGGGGACCGGGCACCGCGGTCCTCTTGAAGGACCATCTCAACCTCACCGGCACCTCCCCCATTGTCGGCGCAAACTTTGTGGACCTGACGGATGCCTACAGTCCCCGGCTCAGGGAGATCGCCCACCGGGTTGATCCGAACCTGCCCGAGGGGGTCTACGCACAGTTCCCCGGCCCTCACTACGAGACCCCGGCCGAGGTCAAGATGGCGCGCCTGCTCGGCGCCGATCTCGTCGGCATGTCCACCACTCTCGAAACGATTGCGGCCCGCGAAGCCGGTCTTGAGGTTCTCGGGATCTCGCTGGTCACAAACCAGGCCGCGGGCTTTGCTCCCGCCCCGCTGTCCCACGAGGAAGTTCTCCAGGCAGGCGCCGAGGCCGGACCTCGCCTCGCTACCCTGCTTGCCGACATCGTTAAGGAAATGAGCGCATGA
- a CDS encoding phospho-sugar mutase: protein MIDIDSWIAHDPDPKTRAELTQLKEQAANGDAGAQAELDDRFSGPLEFGTAGLRGEMAGGPHRMNRAVVRKAAAGLVDFLQEEVGRDALLVIGYDARHNSKDFALDTAAVATAAGARAMIYPHHVPTPLLAWAVRHLNADAGVMVTASHNPPRDNGYKVYLGGRAVSEGAQGVQIVPPYDAKIAEKIAATSDADEIPLATTGWTEIGEDVIEAYLERAASLVPHQNFSDLKIVLTSMHGVGGETMKEVLARAGFTNVTEVAEQAQPDPGFPTVAFPNPEEPGALDLALSKAASLKADLVIANDPDADRCSAAIPTPNGWRQLNGDEIGSILGDQIAKIGAITGGTLASSIVSSRLLKEIAGRHGLTHVSTLTGFKWIARVPQLIFGYEEAIGFCVDPDGVRDKDGITAGLLLAHVAAQLRSKNKTIGEQLDHLAETHGVYLTAPVTIRVDDLSLMPATMAHLRANPPTQLAGSPVASVEDLSEGSQALPPTDAIVILNELGDRAVVRPSGTEPKVKCYLEVIEPVTQSLDSSRAAASSRMAQLQADMSKALTLP, encoded by the coding sequence ATGATCGATATCGACTCCTGGATCGCCCACGACCCCGATCCCAAAACCCGGGCCGAGCTCACCCAGCTCAAGGAACAGGCCGCCAACGGTGACGCGGGCGCTCAGGCCGAACTGGATGATCGCTTCTCCGGCCCCCTCGAATTCGGCACCGCGGGCCTGCGGGGCGAGATGGCGGGGGGACCCCACCGCATGAACCGTGCGGTGGTTCGCAAGGCCGCCGCCGGTCTCGTCGACTTCCTCCAGGAAGAAGTGGGCCGCGACGCTCTCCTCGTTATCGGCTACGATGCTCGCCACAACTCGAAGGACTTCGCGCTCGACACCGCCGCCGTTGCCACGGCCGCGGGCGCCCGCGCCATGATCTACCCGCACCACGTTCCCACACCCCTGCTGGCGTGGGCCGTCCGCCACCTGAACGCCGATGCTGGCGTCATGGTCACCGCCTCCCACAACCCGCCCAGGGACAACGGCTACAAGGTGTACCTCGGTGGCCGAGCAGTGTCCGAGGGTGCTCAGGGCGTTCAGATCGTCCCACCCTACGACGCGAAAATCGCCGAGAAGATCGCAGCCACCTCCGATGCTGACGAGATCCCCCTGGCCACGACGGGGTGGACGGAGATCGGCGAGGACGTTATCGAGGCCTACCTCGAGCGCGCCGCCTCGCTGGTCCCCCACCAGAACTTCTCGGACCTCAAGATCGTGCTGACTTCCATGCACGGCGTTGGTGGCGAGACGATGAAGGAAGTTCTGGCCCGCGCGGGCTTCACGAACGTCACCGAGGTTGCGGAGCAGGCCCAGCCCGATCCGGGCTTCCCCACCGTGGCCTTCCCCAACCCGGAAGAGCCCGGAGCTCTCGATCTTGCACTCAGCAAGGCAGCATCCCTCAAGGCTGATCTCGTGATCGCAAACGACCCGGACGCCGATCGATGCTCGGCGGCGATCCCCACCCCGAACGGATGGCGGCAGCTCAACGGTGACGAGATCGGTTCCATTCTCGGTGACCAGATCGCAAAGATCGGTGCCATCACCGGCGGCACCCTCGCCTCCTCAATCGTTTCCTCGCGTCTTCTCAAGGAGATCGCGGGCCGTCACGGCCTCACCCACGTCTCCACCCTCACGGGCTTCAAGTGGATTGCACGCGTTCCCCAGCTAATTTTCGGTTACGAGGAAGCGATCGGCTTCTGTGTCGACCCGGACGGTGTACGCGACAAGGACGGCATCACCGCCGGCCTTCTCCTGGCACACGTGGCCGCTCAGCTCCGCTCGAAGAACAAGACGATCGGCGAGCAGCTCGACCACCTGGCGGAAACCCACGGCGTCTACCTCACGGCACCGGTAACGATCCGCGTGGACGACCTGTCGCTTATGCCGGCCACGATGGCGCACCTGAGGGCCAATCCGCCCACCCAACTCGCTGGCTCCCCCGTGGCAAGCGTCGAGGACCTTTCGGAGGGCTCGCAGGCCCTCCCACCGACCGACGCAATCGTGATCCTCAACGAGTTGGGCGACCGCGCGGTCGTCCGTCCCTCGGGCACCGAGCCGAAGGTCAAGTGCTATCTCGAGGTTATCGAGCCCGTCACCCAGAGCCTCGACTCCTCCCGAGCAGCCGCCTCCTCACGCATGGCCCAACTCCAGGCGGACATGAGCAAGGCCCTCACCCTGCCGTAA
- a CDS encoding thymidine phosphorylase yields MTEAFDAVDIIRTKRDREVLSTDQINWVIDAYTRGVVAEEQMSALAMAIFLNGMNQDEISTWTQAMINSGETMDFSSLSKPTTDKHSTGGVGDKITLPLAPLVASYGVAVPQLSGRGLGHTGGTLDKLEAIPGWRANLTNDEILRQLDTVGAVICAAGSGLAPADKKLYALRDITSTVEAIPLIASSIMSKKIAEGTDSLILDVKVGSGAFMKDLEQARELARTMVRIGKAAGTHTVALLTDMSVPLGRKIGNALEVEESVEVLAGGGPDDVVELTVALAREMLLATGIDTDPSENLENGKAMDSWKELIRAQHGDPDAELPTSKHTETVVAESDGVISELDALKVGVASWKLGAGRARKEDQVQAGAGITIHAHLGEAVKAGDPILTFHTDDEPRFEKAREALEGGIKISTVAPTRESVLLDRIG; encoded by the coding sequence ATGACTGAAGCATTCGACGCCGTCGACATTATCCGGACGAAGCGGGACCGCGAGGTCCTCTCCACGGACCAGATCAACTGGGTGATCGACGCCTACACCCGCGGCGTTGTTGCAGAGGAGCAGATGTCGGCACTTGCCATGGCGATCTTCCTCAACGGCATGAACCAAGATGAGATCTCCACCTGGACCCAGGCGATGATCAACTCGGGTGAAACTATGGACTTCTCCTCGCTGTCCAAACCCACGACCGACAAGCACTCGACCGGGGGAGTGGGAGACAAGATCACCCTGCCGCTTGCACCGCTCGTCGCTTCGTACGGCGTAGCCGTCCCGCAGCTCTCCGGCCGCGGCCTCGGCCACACCGGAGGCACCCTCGACAAGCTCGAAGCCATCCCCGGATGGCGGGCGAACCTGACGAACGACGAGATCCTTCGCCAGCTCGACACCGTTGGCGCAGTGATCTGCGCCGCGGGAAGCGGGCTTGCACCGGCCGATAAGAAGCTCTACGCCCTGCGCGACATCACCTCCACCGTCGAAGCCATCCCGCTTATTGCGTCGTCGATCATGTCAAAGAAGATCGCAGAAGGAACCGACTCCCTCATCCTTGACGTCAAGGTCGGCTCCGGTGCCTTCATGAAGGACCTTGAGCAGGCCCGCGAACTGGCTCGCACGATGGTGCGGATCGGCAAGGCCGCGGGCACCCACACGGTGGCTCTCCTGACCGACATGTCCGTCCCGCTGGGACGGAAGATCGGCAACGCCCTCGAGGTGGAGGAGTCCGTCGAGGTACTGGCAGGCGGCGGCCCCGATGATGTCGTGGAGCTGACCGTGGCACTCGCTCGCGAAATGCTTCTCGCCACCGGCATCGATACCGACCCGTCCGAGAACCTGGAGAACGGCAAGGCAATGGATTCCTGGAAGGAGCTCATTCGGGCACAGCACGGCGACCCGGATGCTGAGCTCCCCACCTCCAAGCACACGGAAACGGTAGTTGCCGAATCCGACGGCGTCATTTCCGAACTCGACGCTCTCAAGGTTGGGGTGGCCTCCTGGAAGCTCGGCGCGGGCCGTGCCCGCAAGGAGGACCAGGTGCAGGCCGGCGCCGGCATCACGATCCACGCCCATCTCGGCGAAGCCGTCAAGGCTGGCGATCCGATCCTTACCTTCCACACGGACGATGAGCCGCGTTTCGAGAAGGCACGCGAGGCCCTCGAGGGTGGCATCAAGATCAGTACCGTTGCTCCGACCCGGGAGTCCGTGCTGCTCGATAGGATCGGCTGA
- a CDS encoding cytidine deaminase has translation MTDWNALRQAAIDAMNMAYVPYSGFPVGAACLSTDGRIFSGCNVENAGYGVTLCAECGMVSDLVREGGGKITAFLCVNGNGDLTIPCGRCRQLLWEHGTPDTEVNLPRGIMPLSEVLPYGFGPNDLDKVERKTND, from the coding sequence ATGACGGATTGGAACGCCCTGCGTCAGGCCGCTATCGACGCCATGAACATGGCCTACGTGCCCTATTCCGGGTTCCCGGTTGGAGCCGCATGCCTGTCCACCGACGGACGCATCTTCTCCGGATGTAACGTCGAGAACGCCGGATATGGGGTGACCCTCTGCGCCGAATGCGGAATGGTCTCCGACCTCGTGCGCGAGGGCGGCGGTAAGATCACCGCCTTTCTGTGCGTGAACGGCAATGGTGATCTCACGATCCCGTGCGGACGCTGCCGACAGCTCCTCTGGGAGCACGGCACCCCGGACACCGAGGTTAACCTGCCCCGGGGCATTATGCCCCTATCAGAGGTCTTGCCCTACGGCTTTGGGCCAAACGACCTCGACAAGGTAGAGAGGAAAACGAATGACTGA
- a CDS encoding ABC transporter permease, whose product MTIDVDRQEALPAENEHSVQAPISWKLPILYVLATLLGVYFAMNAHGVAEFVWKDIRPSRDSGNLLVYAGQTCWILTGIVAAATIYSVVRAVQRKKQPLWLGLLVLLPLILAFLTFSGGGSGRFITIAGLFAATITAAVPLIYGSMAGVVCERVGVVNIAIEGQLLVGAFTGIVFASMFGSSWWGLLGAPLAGAFVGLLLALFSVKYAVDQIIVGVVLNVLCLGITSFLLGTVVKDTPEWNSISYSLPVYEIPLLADIPFIGPVFFRHTIIVYVLYFLLIFLTMMLFRSRWGLRMRSVGEHPKAADTVGINVNRTRTLNTILGSSLAGLGGAAFTIGANAVFTENMSAGNGYIALAAMILGKWHPIGAMGAALMFGFASAIVDFLPLVATNPIDPNLLAMIPYIVTILAVAGFVGKSRAPAAENIPYIKS is encoded by the coding sequence GTGACCATCGACGTCGACCGCCAAGAGGCACTGCCCGCGGAAAATGAACATAGCGTTCAGGCTCCCATCTCCTGGAAGCTCCCGATTCTCTATGTCCTCGCGACACTGCTGGGCGTCTATTTCGCTATGAACGCTCACGGCGTTGCCGAGTTCGTGTGGAAAGACATCCGCCCCTCGAGGGACAGCGGAAACCTGCTTGTGTACGCGGGACAGACCTGCTGGATTCTTACGGGAATCGTGGCCGCGGCAACAATCTACTCGGTTGTTCGTGCCGTCCAGCGAAAGAAGCAGCCGCTGTGGCTGGGCCTGCTTGTCCTCCTGCCCCTGATTCTTGCCTTCCTCACCTTCTCCGGTGGCGGATCCGGCAGATTCATCACGATCGCCGGCCTGTTCGCCGCCACGATCACCGCAGCGGTACCGTTGATCTACGGATCGATGGCGGGCGTTGTGTGTGAGCGCGTTGGTGTTGTCAACATTGCGATCGAGGGTCAGCTCCTCGTCGGTGCCTTCACCGGCATTGTCTTCGCTTCCATGTTCGGAAGCTCCTGGTGGGGCCTGCTCGGAGCACCGCTTGCCGGAGCATTTGTCGGACTTCTCCTCGCGCTCTTCTCCGTGAAGTACGCCGTGGACCAGATCATTGTTGGCGTCGTCCTGAACGTGCTCTGCCTCGGCATTACGTCCTTCCTTCTCGGAACGGTTGTGAAGGATACGCCGGAGTGGAACTCGATCTCGTACTCGCTTCCCGTCTACGAGATCCCGTTGCTGGCAGACATTCCGTTCATCGGACCCGTCTTCTTCCGCCACACGATCATCGTGTACGTCCTCTACTTCCTCCTCATCTTCCTCACCATGATGCTGTTCCGGTCCCGCTGGGGCCTGCGCATGAGGTCCGTTGGTGAGCACCCGAAGGCAGCGGACACGGTGGGCATTAACGTCAACCGCACGAGGACGCTCAACACGATCCTCGGATCGTCGCTCGCCGGTCTCGGTGGCGCCGCCTTCACGATTGGCGCGAACGCCGTGTTCACGGAGAACATGTCGGCTGGCAACGGCTACATTGCCCTTGCCGCCATGATCCTTGGCAAGTGGCATCCGATCGGCGCCATGGGAGCGGCTCTCATGTTCGGTTTCGCTTCCGCGATCGTCGACTTCCTGCCGCTCGTCGCCACGAACCCGATCGACCCGAACCTGCTCGCCATGATCCCGTACATTGTCACGATCCTCGCGGTCGCCGGCTTCGTCGGTAAGTCGCGTGCACCCGCCGCAGAGAACATTCCGTACATCAAGTCATGA
- a CDS encoding ABC transporter permease has protein sequence MSTSTDTSTPLSLKVRAALHVAVRSNWIISVVAVIIAFIVGAFFIWIADASIIDTYWRLFKGSIFDPDQDTFARQIRPLTNTFKDAAPLILAGLGLGLGFRAGLFNIGGQGQIILGAIAATYLGFTLDLPYGAHLLVAVVGAVIVAGIWGGFVGLLKAKTGANEVIVTIMLNSIAGFLMLYVLNQDVFQGPNNNQPKSQAVADESRLPMILPGDFSLHAGIILAILATWFVWWLLERSKFGFELRAVGANAHASETAGMSTAKVITMTMFTSAALCGLAGANQVLGTLGSLTQGAAGSIGFDAITVALLGRNKPVGIFGAGLLFGAFKAGSPRMQGAGVPVDMILILQSVIVLLIAAPPLIRWIFRFPKPDGVGYREFITLQQEAK, from the coding sequence GTGAGCACATCGACAGACACGTCGACGCCCCTGTCGCTCAAGGTGAGAGCGGCTCTTCACGTAGCCGTCCGTTCCAACTGGATCATTTCGGTTGTCGCGGTCATCATTGCCTTTATTGTCGGTGCGTTCTTTATCTGGATCGCCGATGCGTCGATTATCGACACGTACTGGAGGCTGTTCAAGGGCTCGATCTTCGACCCCGATCAGGACACCTTTGCCAGGCAGATCCGGCCCCTGACGAACACGTTTAAGGACGCCGCGCCGCTGATCCTCGCGGGCCTCGGCCTGGGCCTGGGCTTCCGGGCCGGCCTGTTCAACATCGGTGGTCAGGGCCAGATCATTCTGGGCGCTATTGCCGCCACCTACCTGGGCTTCACCCTGGACCTGCCCTACGGCGCCCACCTTCTCGTCGCTGTCGTTGGCGCGGTTATCGTCGCCGGTATCTGGGGTGGCTTCGTTGGTCTGCTCAAGGCAAAAACGGGTGCGAACGAGGTGATCGTGACGATCATGCTGAACTCGATCGCCGGTTTCCTCATGCTCTACGTCTTGAACCAGGACGTGTTCCAGGGCCCGAACAACAACCAGCCGAAGTCGCAGGCGGTTGCCGATGAGTCACGCCTGCCGATGATTCTGCCGGGCGACTTCTCGCTCCACGCGGGCATTATCCTCGCGATCCTGGCAACGTGGTTCGTCTGGTGGCTTCTGGAGCGTTCGAAGTTCGGCTTCGAGCTGCGCGCCGTTGGCGCGAACGCCCACGCCTCCGAAACTGCTGGCATGTCGACCGCGAAGGTCATCACGATGACCATGTTTACCTCCGCGGCCCTTTGTGGCTTGGCGGGTGCGAACCAGGTCCTCGGCACCCTCGGTAGCCTCACGCAGGGCGCGGCGGGTTCGATCGGCTTTGACGCCATCACCGTGGCTCTCCTTGGTCGCAACAAGCCCGTGGGTATCTTCGGCGCCGGTCTGCTCTTCGGTGCGTTTAAGGCGGGCTCGCCCCGCATGCAGGGCGCGGGTGTTCCCGTCGACATGATCCTGATCCTTCAGTCCGTTATTGTCCTGCTGATCGCAGCTCCTCCGCTGATCCGCTGGATTTTCCGTTTCCCGAAGCCTGACGGCGTCGGCTACCGCGAGTTCATTACTCTTCAGCAGGAGGCAAAGTGA